The genomic DNA TCGTCATTTTCATTCCGATAAATCAAACGTACCCTCAGTTCTTACAAGATTCTTCATTAATTTTGGGAATATACCGTAATGTATTATTGTTGCAATAAGatggtgaaaaaaaaaagatgccaATTAAATGAGGATTTAATTGGACAAGATATTGTTACTGAAGCCTCTACCTGGGCAAATCAAGTGATTAATTTTCTAGCCTtcaaaacaatcaaaataCACTAACAACTTACAACACTGAATCAATTCCAAGATGCTTCTTCTTGCAAGAATCCTCAAGTTCCGCCTAATGCGGGACTTGGTGCATTATTCGTAAGTCGCTTCTAGTCCTCGCGTTGAACAAGGAACGGCTTGAATGTCATGAGGACCCCGACAAACTCGACGATGTTCAAGATGAAGAAAACCATTTGGTTACCTGCACACAAGGTTATCGAGCATGAAGTTTTTGCATTAACCTACACGAGATATGCAGATTCTCTCTTACCCCATTTCTCTTACAGACAAAAGGGATCGTTTCGAACGGATACCAAAAGGGACTCTGCAAGGAAAATGATATTTGCGGAACCCAATTTGGAGAAACAGAGCGATGCTATTTCTTGAAAATGCTCAAGTTTTTCACGCTTCTGATGTCAACACTTTTCTGGTGGAAACTATTAAAAAGATGAAGTTAATATTTACCAGGAAGAAAGACTGCATCTCGGCGCTTTTGTGCCCAAGAGAAACTGCAAAAGATGAAAATTGGTCATAGAGATAAGATGGGCCTTTACGAGCAAATAATATGAACTCTCAAAGCACAAAATGAGAAGTTCGAAACTTTTCGCTCTCGGGGGCTGGAACCTGACCAATAAATCGTTCTACATACAGCAAAAGAAGTGTTTCCAGATACTTCTGGACGGATAAATTTCATGCACTCTCTCCGGTTAAATTTAGTTTTACTAGTCTATGTATTAATGAGCAAATGAGTGGAACTCACATAGCGCCTCCTCCAGCAGGGCCTGCTGCTTTGAAAAGAGACATAGCGGTCATGGCAATGCCGTTAGCTGCTCCTCTTTGTTCTTGGTCCTGTTTGTTCAAGTTTAGACGTTCAGAGAGATTACAACCTTTAGACGAGGATGGAAATCAGGAAGCTGAACAAGGAGAATTAGATAATAAAGTTCATGCAGAAAGTATTACCACTGCTCGGTTTTGCAGGAGGAACGTGCCCGTGATGATGCATATCTGTTTGCACACAAAAAGGATTCATCACGAGTTAGATAGATGGCAAATTAAAGAGGCGATatccataaaagaaaaaagttcaaGCAATGATGCTTttttcaaggaaaattaatttctataaagCATCGAGTTGCCGTTGTGCATCTGTTGAATGAAAAGAACGTCTTATCGTCATGTACATTGTTTCCTAACAAGTTAGGCTAAACTATTTTAACTCAGGTCCAATTATCTCCTGAAGGAACACCTAGCAATAATCACCAGATATTCAGATAGGAGACCTCATATAGCTAATGGACAGTTTGCTTACAGCAGCAACATCTCATTTCATGCCTTTTCCATATTCCCAGAAAGCATATCGTGGGACTCTAATAAAAGAAGCCTGTACAGATTTCTGGCTCCtgtggtcttttttttttttttcccctttaatGACGCATTAACTTTTACTGCTGAACATGAAAATGCTCCTCAATTTAGATTAAAAAGCAATCAGATGACTTTTATTGCACTCTAGAGGGTCAACATCGATTGTAAAAGTGAACGGGAGATGATGAACTCACAGAGAGAGTGTTCTTCGCCACAGATGCACAATTAAGTAGTATTTTGAGACTGATTCCTGATAGCATAGCAATAAAGGGATAGCTTGATAGCAGAGGAATTGACATTATCTGCAAGAAAGAAAGGATCATTTTTCTCCCCTTTTGGCTACAGGTAGGTAGGCAATGAAATGAGAAAATGCAGTTATTATAATTGAGGACAGCATACCCCACAAATACGAGTGACCATGATGGGACCAAGAAGTCTTTCTAAATATGGGTATAAAAATGTCTGAAAGACAAGAAGGCCGGCACCTAATAACAGAATTTTAACCACTCGTGAGTAAGTAATTTCACAGAACTtactaaaagataaaatttgaACAGACAACAGAGTCTGTTCAGCATTTACCTGATATTGATAGAACGTTCCCGACATCTTCAGTCGAATAACTGAGACCCCCAAACTTTCTCGGGCTCACTGCCCATAATGAGAAGATCTAGAAAGAGAGAGTTCTTTAAATAATGATGGATTAGATAGAAAGCAAGCTAAACAGCAAACTCTGATACCAAGTATAAGACTTGTAAAGTGTGAATATTGATTTAGATCAAGTGGGACACACCTCAGAGTAAGCCATATCGTGAAGTGAGAAAATGCAGTAGACAATGATTGATGACATTAAGGGCCAATTCCTAAGCAGAGACTTTTTTGGAGTCTTCTCTCCTGCTTCGAC from Punica granatum isolate Tunisia-2019 chromosome 2, ASM765513v2, whole genome shotgun sequence includes the following:
- the LOC116196909 gene encoding protein ZINC INDUCED FACILITATOR-LIKE 1-like isoform X2 codes for the protein MHMRLECKALPISSLFPFLYFMIRDFHIVKREEDIGYYAGYVGSAYMLGRALTSVLWGVVADRYGRKPVIIIGTATVVIFNTLFGLSVNFWMAIATRFLLGALNGLLGPIKAYATEIFRNEYQALGLSTVSTAWGIGLIIGPALGGFLAQPAEKYPNIFSKDSLFGRFPYFLPCLCISLFALGVMIACFWLPETLHKHIQDGDSYDKMESGKDKIVEAGEKTPKKSLLRNWPLMSSIIVYCIFSLHDMAYSEIFSLWAVSPRKFGGLSYSTEDVGNVLSISGAGLLVFQTFLYPYLERLLGPIMVTRICGIMSIPLLSSYPFIAMLSGISLKILLNCASVAKNTLSICIITGTFLLQNRAVDQEQRGAANGIAMTAMSLFKAAGPAGGGAIFSWAQKRRDAVFLPGNQMVFFILNIVEFVGVLMTFKPFLVQRED